From one Deltaproteobacteria bacterium genomic stretch:
- a CDS encoding PAS domain S-box protein has protein sequence MRQNDSYSASIFNSLMESAPDGILVCDADGRIMLASKQCTDLLGYEVSELVGASIDMLVPESGRPKHAELRSSYMKLPRPRPMGAGLNLSARRKNGSSVPVEISLSGTEVDGSKCVIAIIRDVSDRRRLEIDLQRLVAELKRSNEELEQFAYIASHDLQEPLRVVSGYTQLLKRRYAGQLDDEAQEYIDFSVEGVKRMQALINDLLAYARLSTRGREFKPTDLGQLAKQTILYLSPVIEEAKAHIELDALPIVMGDQSQLSQVLQNLLSNALKFRSPERPIVIKISAARRGDEWVIQVADNGIGIAPEYRERIFVAFQRLHTRDLYPGNGIGLAICKKVIERHHGRIWVEPVSTQGTVFCFTLPVAGSQDS, from the coding sequence ATGAGACAAAATGATTCTTATTCCGCGTCGATTTTCAATAGTTTGATGGAATCAGCACCAGACGGCATTTTGGTGTGCGATGCCGATGGTAGGATCATGTTGGCCAGTAAGCAATGCACCGACCTTTTGGGCTACGAGGTCAGCGAACTTGTGGGCGCATCGATTGACATGTTGGTTCCCGAGTCTGGGCGCCCTAAGCATGCAGAGCTGCGGTCGTCTTACATGAAGTTGCCGCGTCCTAGGCCTATGGGAGCTGGGCTTAATTTGTCCGCACGACGTAAAAACGGCAGCTCCGTTCCCGTGGAAATAAGCTTGAGTGGTACCGAAGTCGATGGCAGCAAGTGTGTCATCGCCATCATTCGGGACGTGAGTGATCGGCGGCGCCTAGAGATTGATCTGCAGCGTCTTGTTGCGGAGCTCAAAAGGTCAAATGAGGAACTGGAGCAATTTGCTTACATTGCCAGTCACGACTTGCAGGAGCCGTTGCGCGTGGTGAGCGGGTACACGCAACTCTTGAAAAGGCGCTATGCTGGGCAACTCGACGACGAGGCGCAGGAGTATATCGATTTTAGCGTCGAGGGTGTCAAACGCATGCAGGCCCTGATAAATGACTTGCTTGCTTATGCGCGTCTATCGACGAGAGGACGTGAATTTAAACCTACGGACTTGGGCCAACTTGCTAAGCAGACTATTTTGTACCTCTCGCCTGTGATTGAGGAAGCAAAGGCGCACATCGAGTTGGACGCCTTACCGATTGTCATGGGTGATCAGTCGCAGCTTTCTCAAGTACTGCAAAATCTTCTGAGCAACGCGCTGAAGTTTCGTTCCCCAGAGCGGCCAATTGTCATTAAGATTAGCGCCGCGCGTCGCGGCGATGAATGGGTGATTCAAGTTGCTGATAATGGTATCGGCATTGCCCCCGAATACCGGGAACGGATTTTTGTCGCTTTTCAGCGACTTCATACGCGCGATCTTTATCCCGGCAATGGCATCGGACTGGCTATCTGTAAAAAAGTTATCGAGCGTCACCACGGGCGCATTTGGGTTGAGCCGGTATCGACTCAAGGTACCGTGTTTTGTTTCACACTTCCTGTGGCTGGGAGCCAAGATTCTTGA
- a CDS encoding response regulator, whose amino-acid sequence MSPYHLRRPIEILLVEDNPADVRLTIEAFKEGKVRHNLTVARDGIEAIAMLYAYGNYAAVQRPDLVLLDLNLPRKDGREVLATVKADPSLRSIPVIVLTTSSAEEDIHQCYELHANSYVTKPVDMDQFIALVRTIDLFWFQVAQLPLL is encoded by the coding sequence TTGAGTCCCTATCATTTAAGACGACCTATTGAGATCCTCTTGGTGGAGGACAATCCTGCTGACGTGCGGCTCACTATCGAGGCCTTCAAAGAGGGTAAGGTGCGCCATAATTTGACGGTAGCCAGAGATGGAATTGAAGCAATCGCCATGCTGTACGCGTATGGAAATTATGCTGCAGTGCAAAGGCCCGATCTTGTGCTTTTAGACCTCAACTTGCCGCGCAAGGACGGTAGAGAGGTCTTAGCTACCGTGAAGGCCGACCCGAGTTTACGCAGCATTCCCGTGATCGTTTTGACCACATCATCAGCCGAAGAAGACATCCACCAGTGCTATGAACTCCATGCCAACTCGTATGTAACGAAGCCAGTTGATATGGATCAATTTATTGCTCTGGTCAGGACTATTGATCTTTTCTGGTTTCAGGTTGCGCAGTTACCGCTACTTTAG
- a CDS encoding CAP domain-containing protein: protein MAAHRNKTAVTIFCALLSFVSCGSPEPSDDLGTRRAEQSSEDDKSQSNDATTRRRKVSTMSKSAKAKATGDDETSGPFDLTRAVTASRSPAGPAPQPVPQPAPQPISPPAATPPTNADPAISDCHKGDEFTCKVEFAIVRLTNEKRSGMSPLRHDKNLAFVSRDWSREQSQVGAISHSGFPGARNALHQQEFGAGTQINAENVAMFSGGGGSPEDVAKRFVDMWYNSAGHRANMLGPYQRLGAGVYRGPRGFYGTQIFGR from the coding sequence ATGGCCGCGCATCGGAATAAAACTGCTGTAACAATCTTCTGCGCCCTGTTGTCATTCGTCAGCTGCGGTAGTCCCGAACCCAGCGACGACCTGGGTACCAGGAGAGCTGAGCAAAGCAGCGAGGATGATAAAAGCCAGAGCAACGATGCCACGACGCGGCGCCGGAAGGTTTCGACCATGTCTAAAAGTGCCAAGGCCAAAGCTACCGGAGACGACGAGACTTCCGGCCCATTTGACTTGACCAGAGCTGTAACTGCCAGTCGCTCACCTGCAGGCCCAGCGCCCCAGCCGGTGCCTCAGCCAGCGCCTCAGCCCATATCGCCCCCAGCTGCAACGCCTCCGACCAATGCGGATCCGGCAATCAGCGACTGCCACAAGGGCGACGAGTTCACATGCAAGGTAGAATTCGCTATAGTGCGACTTACCAACGAAAAGCGCAGCGGCATGAGCCCCCTGCGCCACGATAAGAATCTGGCTTTCGTGTCACGAGACTGGTCGCGCGAGCAAAGTCAGGTAGGTGCGATCAGCCACAGCGGCTTCCCTGGCGCTAGGAATGCCCTACATCAGCAAGAGTTTGGCGCAGGCACACAGATTAATGCTGAAAACGTAGCGATGTTTAGTGGAGGCGGAGGATCCCCTGAAGACGTCGCCAAGAGGTTTGTTGATATGTGGTACAACAGTGCAGGTCACAGAGCCAACATGCTTGGACCTTATCAGCGTCTTGGTGCAGGTGTATATCGGGGACCCCGAGGTTTTTATGGTACACAGATTTTTGGCAGATGA